The Capsicum annuum cultivar UCD-10X-F1 chromosome 3, UCD10Xv1.1, whole genome shotgun sequence genomic sequence GGTTATTTAAGTCAATTTTAAGCATTCACGCGCCTCCTATGCGTGTCTATATGCAGAggtaaatttttttatcaaaatagtaTATTACATCGGTTTAGATAAGTTTTGTGGAGTAATAAATCGCCTGCATAGTTTAgttgtctttttgaaaaagtcaGACAAGTTGAGGGAAGGACTTTATGTCTTTATATAAAATCTCGAATTTTGTGTTGCGATACATTATTTAGGGTCACGATTATATTACTTAGTCGGTTCAGTGATTATCGCAATACATTACTTAGCCGGTCAAGTAATGATCACGATACATTACTTAGTTGATTCCATGTATCTTTTCGGTCCTAGATGTATCGCGATCCTTAGTGAAATTCAGACtttgtataatttttatgattGAGATTCTAGATGATAataataaattagtatatttatttatgtaatttttccaactaaaaaaaaaaatgaaattttgtgAGTGACCATAGCGTAGCTTCTCGTCGTGTATATACCTTATTATTAAAGAGAAAATGCTTTCTATAATGAGTCATTATGTTCATAGCTCAAAACAAGATTTCTATAGAAAATTTATTCATCCAATCATTCGTTTCAATGATTACTTCTGTGTTAAACTTGTCTAGAGAATATACGAAAGGGAAAAGGACACAAACAGTTACTTGGTCAAAATTAATTCCACGAAAACGGTGAtggaattcaaattttattttctaaccattttaatttacttgcttattttatacagtttctatacatattctatattgtttctatacatatctcatacatataaatattctatacaaaaaCTATATAGTTtcgatacataatttatataataattgtacaacttttttttacacattgtatacaataattatataatttttatacactttctatatatttttttatatatattttatacatatacatatttgatagaactatacaatttctatacatatatcttatatagatacatattctatataacaattataccatttttatataattatatttaattattatttttaaacaaccaAACTAAAAGCAGAATACTTTTCAGTTAAAAAAATTTGTAGCAAAAAAACAAACTGAAAAGGGTCGAATGGcccaagttgaaaactgtatcagtattatatattgactgtattaatatggtatataaactgtatctgaactacatgggccaaaatgacccaaattaggaaatgactataatgGGAAAATAAAATACCCGACTgactatttttttgataaaatgtcaAACTTGAGTTATTAGAAGAGGTAGGTTTTAATATGTCTGCTCTTTGTCTCTAAATTCTAAAAGAGAGATATTATTGTCATTTAACGTTTCATCGAATACGTATAGGTTCAATCCTCTTAGTTTAactatacatatatgtgtgtgtatgtgtgtatatactTAAACATATTCTTTCGCGTCAGATGCATACTAACATGGCCTTGCACCTCTAGTCTAGTTAAGAAAGTGTgtgtatttgtttatatttttctgtTTATATATACTTAACACATTCTTTTGCGTCTAAATATCATAAAgggtatattttttatatttttctaattttcaaagTAGGTGTGTAAATGTGACACTTATATCCTTTTTATAACTAGTCTAAACGCACGTGtaaacgtttgattatttaaaattaaatgatttttgtTTATTGTGGAAATtcttaataaagtgtaaaagttcaaatcacctttccaaaatctttcacactttaatataataatgtaaacataaacatatgcacatatatattTCATCGCTAAAAGTTTCAAATGGTTGATGAAACATCACTTTTACATTTACCAtatagtacctctttcccttcttgccacaTGGTAAGAGAGACgaatcaatttgaatcatatttgtgttataattatttttctttttatttatactttaaaaaaaatcttatttttgaagtcaaatattcacaaaatcattgattacattcttattacgtatttaaacttttaaaaatcgGGTACTTCTTAaacttttcttattctaatgattttatatttatttctagatttttcaaatattcttaaaatcaaatttagttgatttgaaattcttaaactaatgaaaaagtattagttgtcattaattttgatgacttctaataagaaaatattttatcataaatatatttaattaattttcaactcttaaattagaaaaaaaaatagtgaaattctgatgacttctaataggAAAAATttaaccataaatatatttaattaattttcaactcttaaatattagaaaaaaaatagtgaaaagacgattttatctaaagcaaaaacttttaataaaagacaaaaaggaaaaattaatgcGAGAAGCACTGAGGTTCCACCGAGATTTGAACTCGGGTTACTGGATTCAGAGTCCAATGTCCTGACCACTAGACCATGGAACCATCCTGTAAACTACTCCCTTAACCAATCATTTCATATCGGCTAAGTGTAAGAAGCAGCTTAAATGGGCAGTATTTTAAGAcccaattttttttactaaaaattacacaattacacaacttatattttcaatattacaaaaaatttcaacttcttaaacatattacaaaaattccaacatatacacagaatactatgtatatgtcggctatattatgtatattaatagggagagagagtaaaataatataaaaagtgaaGGAGAGTGTAATtagggttgatatttatgttatttatatttattttttttaatctttctacAACAAAATGGACATTCCCTATTTGTACTTGTGGAATTAATAATTCATAGCATGGATCAAGAACAAGGCTGCTTACAAAATTTGTCCCAATTAGTAAAGTTCTCTTCCATTTTACGGagcttaatttttcttttttggttttctttcccTAAATTGTTTCTATCTATCAATCAACTCCCGAAAGCCGATCCTACTATAAAAATGTTCGTAACTTTCTGGTGCATTGTACTCCGCGTGAgttctttttctttgaatttgaaagttatgaaagaaaaaattaaaacgaGGTTTCGATTGAAATTAACTGTTAGGGGGTATTAAATTTGAcccaaaatttattctttttatgaTGATTTTGCGGAATCATATATTGTTGGACACCATCGTATTAAACGATGCATATGCAGTCCCTGTACAATATTTATACCTATTGCATAACAcattgataaaaagtgaaaaactaTGCATATGCAATTTCTATATCAAATTGGTACGATTTTTATTCCGCATTGATACTGTTttaaaaaagagaggaaaattgTGCATGCATGTGCGATCTGTATATCAAACTGATACAATACATAGACCATACTGGCCcacttttttaaaagaaaagaacataTGCATGCATATACGGTCCTTGTACCAAATGATAAAGCTCTTATAtctatcttttgaaaaaataaatgatggTTATTTAGTAGAAATCAAGAATGAAAAGGAGAGAGggaaagatatttatttttgaatttatctctttttttctctcatcattatttttctcccttattgAATTTTCTCccattatttaagacattattttactgctaatgatcctaattattataatataataataataataataatttttctattgtgATACAAACGTTTAAGGAATTATAATTGTGTAATTAATAATGAATAatcgttttctatatttatggaattaataAAGTTATAGCAGATTAGTTTACCATTGccacaaattattctcatttttaatttgattatatatattatattgtgtacatgtttattatactattcaaatataaatagtttagaccatatatatgctaaaaatataaatcggtgatacatatttttcataaaaaaatatgttcaatttaacaaatttatacctTAGACTGAAACTGCTACCTTTATATACCATAATACTTGGTATCTTTAGacacaaagtattatatttatacccataatttataacagaaatatacaaagtatgttatatataagtttataccatatatacacatatataaatatacaaagtattaagaaacatactaagcatatttataacatgaatatacaaaatatgttatatataaagtttataccatataGACacttatataaatatacaaagtataaagaaacatactaagcatatttatatatttatggtatatgatatcatataccataaatatacaaagtatattttacatagaaataatttattcacacacagtaaaatctttcatgtataagaaaattaaagaaataaattagcggcatcctaaaatttaataacaactcatcattttctattttttagaaacggaaataaaggaaacaaattaaataaattcctaaaaaaaaaaattatttgaaagataatatttgttacccaaaaaataggaagcagtgatatgttaatataacatccatatttaaaattttcacatatgaaaacggctattaatgtaaatattatatatgtcataattgaaattcattaaatatggtcatgtatatgtaattatttttataaaaatgactaattgtgttctttttccgttagtaggtaaattttagttggatgattttgatagtttgtaaaagttgaggcataaaatcatattaattttttttttcaaaagtcaaaaaaataattcaaaaaagacatggtcaaacacaactccaacttcaatttcaactccaacaactctaaaaaattttagtttttatggccaaacggttACTTAATTTTGAGGCTATTTTAATGAAATTACTTCAGACTTAGTgctatttttgtcattttccttTACAAAACATCTCACCTAAAGGCTAGGGATCtgattgttgtttctttgtatgGAATCAGACAGGATCAATcaagcaaaataaaaaagaagaaaagtgaccacAAGAGTTGTCATAGTGGTTCAGCGTTATGTCCCTTAAGCAAGAAGTTGGGGGTTCGATCCCCACCTCTGGCGAATAGAGCAAACTCTGTGGTCAGTTTCCTACCGCAAAATACGCTGATCGAAAAATAGAAGATTCGTCTCATAGCTGCCAGTTGTGGGGATACTTGGAAAACAAAAAAACAGAAGAATAAAAGTAGAACAAAATTACCCAATTTAAGTGCTGTTGTGATTTACGTGGTCTCCTTCTAAAGCAATAAAAAATCAGAAACTGACACTTTTTTTTTGGTGCATTAAACTTTTACAAAGAAAGTGCATGAATCCAAGTTCTAATTGGACAATACTATTACTCAATTAGTAGTTTtgtactagtttttttttttaatccaaatTTCAGCTTTACCTGAAACCGAAAAAAAGGATATACAATTGAAATccaatccattttttttttttagtaatttttcgTTTAGACGTGATAGAAGGTGGATGTTAAAGTCAAAGTGTGATGGCAAGAATTAATCAAGTGAAGACTCACAGTTGTCAccatatcatattcagaaaaattgacatactataatataatatacaACGTAATTGGCAAGAGTTTGAATTTTATGTATTAACGAGGTAAATATTTTTTACGCAATcaaatcatttttaaattttaataacaaGGAATTATTTGTGATAAACATTAATTGCTGATATGTGAAGCTACAATAATAGTGAAACAGAAAATTTTATAATATCAGTATTGGAAAAATATATTGTTACATTATGTATAAAGATAACAATAGTATGTATATAAATCTGAAATAACGTTTAGagatatatattaaaattttaaatatcctTAACAAAATTCCTAACGTTGCTGACTTTTTCCTGGAAATTTCCAATCATTGGTCTGTATACTTTAAATCCAATATATTACGCCAATGACTTTTAGGCTGGAAGTGGACACAATCCATGTGACTGATTCACTATGCTTTTAATTGGGAAAAAATGCATTATCCCTATGGAATCCAAACTgtactcactttttttttttttgttttcacgtGTCGTTTGGTATCTGTATTGGAGTCTCGATTAATTCAAATTACATAGTATTCGGTCCATCCTGGTGGTGgcgctcccaacagaattttctccataTTCAGGGctcaaactcaagaactttgATTAAGAGTGGAGTTGTCCACCACTACACCATAACCTACGTTAATAACTGTATTCACATTTTTGTCCTTGTTTATGTGTGTGGTCCTTTTGAACTTTATTCATTCCTTAGCTGTGAACTAGCAGAATTTaactttttctattcttctaCACCAAAAAAGGATTTTGTTAATTAGTTGAACATTCCCTCTTCTTTATGACTACTTGTTTCATTCAACTTGtacttttttaaagttttatttaaCTTTTACAATGGCTGATATACTTGTTGAATTGATCAGATATAAGTCTTTAAAAATTGGATAGCACAAATGACATTTATCCAAGTGCGTACTTGAAAAAATCAACTTGTACTTTTTTGAagttttattttaacttttacaatgagtgatatattttttaagttgatAAGATATAAGCCTTTAAAAATAGGATAGCACAAATAACATTTATCAAAGTAGGTACTTGAGAAAATGTATCCAAGTGAATTCAAATTAGTGGATGTCAAAAAGTAAAGTAGTCTTATTAGATCAttttcaaaggcaaaaagaaAAGATGATTATTTGTCAAATGCAAAAGAAGAACTCATGTATCAAGTACATAAATAAGCTAAAAACTAAGTAGTTATAAGCTTAGTCAAATACCTTTTAAAAACTGAACATAGTCGTTTACATTGTCTCTTCAAATAATCTACAAGGAAATAGATACGAATGAAAGAATTAGACACAAGGGATGGAGCATCTCACCACGCTATTGATCTAAGATGTTTCGTTTTCACTTACTACTTGTTCTTCTTCCTAAAAACCACTTCAGTATCCAAACCAAATCCATCAATACGTCTCACCTCAACCAACTCAGACACTTTGAACAATTCCTTAAGTGGTTCCACACTGTACAAGTCATTCGCGGAATACTTATCCGCCCGTCTAGATAACGACAGGTGTAACACACAAATCCCACCAGGCTTCAACGTCCGTTCGATCTCCCTAACGAACATCAACGGATACAACGCGTGATCAAACACATTAGAGAACTCCAAATCAAAACTCCCATCATCAAACGGCTGATGATGAAAGTCGCCCTTTATAACCAAGGGTGGATACGGCACCAGATCAATGCCGACTGAATCATCAACTCCGACCCGTTTTAATGCCTCTACTTCCTGCCCGACCCGCGCGCCAATGCAAAGAGCTTTCGAGTTATTGAATAAAAAACCTCCAACTCTCAGATTGTTGAAGAATTCGGAGAAGACCTTGACCTTTCGATTCCAATCTCGGGTGGTCCAAATATGTCGGAGTTTCGGGTTGAGGGTCTTGTTGAGCTGGCGCTCGATGTATGCATCGTAGGATGAGTAACCGGGTCGGATACGGAGGTCGGGTGGAAGTAATACGGTGGGTTTGTGGAGAGAGCGCAAGGAGAGAAAtgctaaaaaggaaagaaagaggaAGAGAGAAAGGAGGAAAGGAAGTTTATGGAGATTTATGTTCATGGTTGATGCATTATACATGATTCGGAAAAAAATTGGATTTCTTGTTTTGAAGATAGATGGTTTGGTTTGTGTATGGAGAATTCTATACGTAGATAACGTGTATGCAAAATTCTCTATGTGGGTGGGCTGGACCACGAGACTCTTTGAACCTATAATCTCATAGGCGCCGGAGCTATCTATATCAAAGTGTGGTCAGTCGTGTACTCTCAGTCAAATTATTGGCAGAAAATTTCTGACTCTGCCACTGTAATCTGATCATATGATAACAACTTTACTAGTTATTCCAAATCTTCATTTAAACTTTACCGGTAATTCCAAGTTTCCCTTTCAAAAAGTTCCGACATCACGACTATAAAAGGAAAGGAAATAATTCTATGGTTTTTTCCTTTTTGGAATAGTTGATACTTCCTTCATCTCAAATTATCCGttccaaatttcttaatttaatttctcattttatttatcttttttcaataactaagaaaagataattttttttttcatgttttattattttgtgttttaaataataCCCCTCTTATTGTTGTTTGCTCCGTCCAAAAAACTGATCACTTTTGGAATATATTTggaaaattttagctaaattaTTTAGACGAATATTTGGACTTTGGATCTTTACAACTGTTCGAACATGGTAGCATTTAAACAAATTGATAATTTAGGTGTAACTTGATTATTTTGTTTGCATACATGGGTCCACTTTGGCAGTTGTCACAGCCAAGTTGCACATCCATTAGAGAGACGGGATAAATATAGGACAAAATTAATGATGCTAATCTTTCCTGGACTGAAAGGTACATAAAGGGCAAATGTAAACTCAAATTGAATACTTCATTGATTATATTTAGCTTTTTTCCATATGCTTTTTATCATTCCCAATTTGACTGTTAAGTGTCAATTTTGTCTGGACAAGCTTTTTGACGTAAGATACTAGAACTGTGTATCTTTGTTAAACTTTTTTAATTAACTTGTGTATTCCACACTTAGATTAGTAATCCAGTAGAGTAGTAATTCAATAAGATATCCAGTGAAGTGAATTAATTTGTCTATCCCACACTTCTTAAGAAACTATAAACTTTAATTACCTTATTGGACTGATTCCACGACATATCccgtgtattcccacaaagtaggatCTGAGACGGTTAGAGTAAAATCATACCTTACCGCTAACCAATTGGACTGATTGGAAGTCGCTAATTGCAAAAGAAATTACCCTGCCACATCCTACTCAAAACAAAATACTAAGaaacataaaaatgaaattgtgagAAAGATGCAACATTTAAGTTCTTTACCTCCTATGAATCACTTAAAAATAAACTGATCATACCTTAAATTGTTCCAATATCGCACCTCACCCATATATGCCCGGAGTTTGATCAAGGAAAACAAGCATTACATTTACAGGAAGTCTCTCCAAATCAAATCAGAGCTTCTAGTATTCGGATCATACAGTCAATAAGATCAATAACATGCCAAAACTGTACAATCAACACACCTTGGTGGAGCTGATTGTTCCTCAATGGCTCAATTGATCATGCTTCCTTCTCCCTTAGATGTTAAAGGCTCATATAATTGACTCCAGTCTCTCAAAAACTAAAAGTATCAACAAGAAGCAAATGGCACAAAGCAAGTTAACAAAGTAGAACTGACCAAAATATTTGAACTCAGAAAATGCAGGATTATTGATAATTCTGTACTAACATCCTTATGGAAGACAAAGGTATTGCAGAACGCATTAACCACTACATTAGATAAACGCGGGAGGCCTAATTTTTACATCAAGAGATATCCATCATACAAGAAACATAAAAGAGGAACTAGGAAGGACTGGGCAGTCCGTGTCTTCTGGACTGACTTGCAGAGATGGTCAGTTCAGACTTGGCAGTCCGTGTCCATCCACCACTCCCAATAAAACAGACTTCGAAAAGGCAACAATGAACAACATGCAGAGATGCAACAAGCAAATGCATATGATTCTTCTCATTAAGAGGCATCAGGCAACCCAAAAGATGGTAACAGCCAGCCCCTTTCTTTGGCATACTCCAAATAAAAGGTGAATTTATCCCTTGCATTAGGAATGTCAAGAGCCAGATCCTCAAGCCCGTCCTTGATCCTCCCAAAGCCTTTGGTCATCTGGTTTGTGGTGATAAGCCCCTCATTAAAGCATGCTTGCAGCAAATCCAGCATCCTGTCATTCTTCTTCTCCATTGCCATAACCAAAGCTTTCTTCACCACCTCATGATTAAAGAATGGCATTCCAAGATCTCGTATGCACTGGCAAGCTTCACTGAGAACACCACTACTTTCAAATTCCTCAAGGAGCTTTTGTATCTTATCCTTTGCATCTTCCACAGCCCAGCCAGTCCCACCACCCCAACACCTCAGGATCCTTTCTCCAGCATGCCGTGCAGATAGAAGTGATTGAGCCGTACAGACGGTCTCCGCTCCACTGCTGCAATTTGGTGGCAGCTTATTCGATATCTCCTCCAAATTCAGAGGAGCGAGGACATCATCTATTACAGCCCTAGCAAGGAAAAGAGCAAGTTCATTGGAAGCATCCAAAATGTCAAGTGCTGTATCTTCTGCGGATTCCAGTAGCATCACAAATCCATTGACTATGTCTTCACTAGAAAAAATCTCAATATGAAGTGCAGAAAGCAAAACAGATGCCATTTCCTTTTCCTTGTTTTTCCTGTCCATGGCAAGGGTAATTAGCTTCTTCAGGAAAATGGGATTATACTCGGGTGCCCCCAAATCTTCCAAACTCCGGATAAGCTCCGGAATGTCATCTGAGAGGAAATATTCATGGATTATGTTAACGATCTGTTTTTTGTACTGCTTCACTTTTTCATCATCTGGACCATTTGCTTGTCCATCGTCACCTGACGCTTTCAAGAAAGATGCATCAAGCCAACCCTCAGCAATTGCCCGACGAACAATCAACTGGAACAAAGTTTTTGCAGAAGGAATATCCAGAGAAAGATCATCGATACTCTCGGCCATCCTAGAAAAGCCCTTCACCATTTGACTGGAACTTATAAGACCCTCTTCTGCGGCCTCCTTTAAAAGCTTCAGAATAAGTGGTTCAGCAGACTGCATCTCCATTGCTAAAACTAAAGCTCTCTTGACGACTTCGTGATAGAAAAAAGGAACCTCCAACTGTCTTATGCATCTGCATGCCTCAACAATATCTCCACTCTCAACATACTCCCTCAATAGATCGGCAATCCTTTTCTTGACATCCTCAACAGTGAATTGGGTGCTGCCACCCCAGCGCCTTTCAACAAGCTCTGCATGGTGTGGAGCTGAGAGATAGCTCTTCTCAGCAGTTTGCAGCACCTGTATCCCCTTGGAGGATTCTGGGAGCGTCTTCCTGGCTCTTGCGATAAAAGCTGGTGGAAGAATGTCATCAACCACAGCCCGTGCGATGAATAAAGCTAGGATATCAACAGTATCTGGTATGTCCACTGCCAAATCATCAGCAGACTCCACAAGCATGAAGAATCCCTGACTGATCTGGGTAGGGTTGATGACATCAGCATACAGAGTAGAAAGAAGAACTGAAGTCATTTCCTTCTCCTTGTCATGCCTATCCATTGCCATAGAAACAAGTCTCTTAATAAAATATGGATGATACTCGGTTGAACCTAATTCCTTGAGATCAGATGCAGCCAGTTCCACGTCACCGGTGCTGAAGTATTCCTCTATAATTGATACTACAGATTTCTTGTAATCATCTAATGGATCAGAGACAGCTGTTCCTACAAGCTCATATGGCTCCTGTCCATTTAGTGTAAGGTGGAAACAACACTAATATT encodes the following:
- the LOC107862639 gene encoding uncharacterized protein LOC107862639, producing the protein MYNASTMNINLHKLPFLLSLFLFLSFLAFLSLRSLHKPTVLLPPDLRIRPGYSSYDAYIERQLNKTLNPKLRHIWTTRDWNRKVKVFSEFFNNLRVGGFLFNNSKALCIGARVGQEVEALKRVGVDDSVGIDLVPYPPLVIKGDFHHQPFDDGSFDLEFSNVFDHALYPLMFVREIERTLKPGGICVLHLSLSRRADKYSANDLYSVEPLKELFKVSELVEVRRIDGFGLDTEVVFRKKNK
- the LOC107862638 gene encoding MA3 DOMAIN-CONTAINING TRANSLATION REGULATORY FACTOR 1-like isoform X1, giving the protein MESSEGFLTEQQREMLDIAPQNVEVLSSSPKSPTLKSPGAKSSSSFLLSEHHVKAPGGGKASTAGIAVRHVRRSHSGKHIRVKKDGAGGKGTWGKLLDTDGESHLDKNDPNYDSGEEPYELVGTAVSDPLDDYKKSVVSIIEEYFSTGDVELAASDLKELGSTEYHPYFIKRLVSMAMDRHDKEKEMTSVLLSTLYADVINPTQISQGFFMLVESADDLAVDIPDTVDILALFIARAVVDDILPPAFIARARKTLPESSKGIQVLQTAEKSYLSAPHHAELVERRWGGSTQFTVEDVKKRIADLLREYVESGDIVEACRCIRQLEVPFFYHEVVKRALVLAMEMQSAEPLILKLLKEAAEEGLISSSQMVKGFSRMAESIDDLSLDIPSAKTLFQLIVRRAIAEGWLDASFLKASGDDGQANGPDDEKVKQYKKQIVNIIHEYFLSDDIPELIRSLEDLGAPEYNPIFLKKLITLAMDRKNKEKEMASVLLSALHIEIFSSEDIVNGFVMLLESAEDTALDILDASNELALFLARAVIDDVLAPLNLEEISNKLPPNCSSGAETVCTAQSLLSARHAGERILRCWGGGTGWAVEDAKDKIQKLLEEFESSGVLSEACQCIRDLGMPFFNHEVVKKALVMAMEKKNDRMLDLLQACFNEGLITTNQMTKGFGRIKDGLEDLALDIPNARDKFTFYLEYAKERGWLLPSFGLPDAS
- the LOC107862638 gene encoding MA3 DOMAIN-CONTAINING TRANSLATION REGULATORY FACTOR 1-like isoform X2, which produces MYGVHIQGNISGLRREPYELVGTAVSDPLDDYKKSVVSIIEEYFSTGDVELAASDLKELGSTEYHPYFIKRLVSMAMDRHDKEKEMTSVLLSTLYADVINPTQISQGFFMLVESADDLAVDIPDTVDILALFIARAVVDDILPPAFIARARKTLPESSKGIQVLQTAEKSYLSAPHHAELVERRWGGSTQFTVEDVKKRIADLLREYVESGDIVEACRCIRQLEVPFFYHEVVKRALVLAMEMQSAEPLILKLLKEAAEEGLISSSQMVKGFSRMAESIDDLSLDIPSAKTLFQLIVRRAIAEGWLDASFLKASGDDGQANGPDDEKVKQYKKQIVNIIHEYFLSDDIPELIRSLEDLGAPEYNPIFLKKLITLAMDRKNKEKEMASVLLSALHIEIFSSEDIVNGFVMLLESAEDTALDILDASNELALFLARAVIDDVLAPLNLEEISNKLPPNCSSGAETVCTAQSLLSARHAGERILRCWGGGTGWAVEDAKDKIQKLLEEFESSGVLSEACQCIRDLGMPFFNHEVVKKALVMAMEKKNDRMLDLLQACFNEGLITTNQMTKGFGRIKDGLEDLALDIPNARDKFTFYLEYAKERGWLLPSFGLPDAS